One Gemmatimonadales bacterium genomic window, ACGCGATGAACGAGCTGGGCCTGTTGCCCAACCGGCCGTACAAGAAGAGCGCCACGGTCGTCGGCGACGTGCTCGGCAAGTACCACCCGCACGGCGACAGCGCGGTCTACGACTCGCTGGTCCGCATGGTCCAGGACTTCTCGCTGCGCTATCCGCTGGTGGACGGCCAGGGGAACTTCGGATCGGTGGACGGCGATCCGGCGGCGGCCTACCGCTACACGGAGGCGCGGCTCACGCGCATCGCGCTCGCGATGCTCGAGGACATCGACAAGGACACGGTCGACTTCGTCCCGAACTTCGACGACCGGCTGCAGGAGCCGACGGTCCTTCCGTCGCGGCTTCCGAACCTGCTGGTGAACGGCTCGGCGGGCATCGCGGTCGGCATGGCGACCAACATCCCGCCCCACAACCTGCGCGAGGTGGTGGCGGCGGCGGCGCACCTGGTGGACCATCCCGAGGCGTCGGTCTCGGACCTCCGGCGGCACGTCGTCGGGCCCGACTTCCCCACCGGCGGGATCGTCTACGGGCGCGACGGCATCAACGAGTGCTACGAGCAGGGGCGCGGGCGGATCGTGGTGCGGGCGCGGGCGCAGATCGAGGAGAAGGAGTCGAGCGGCAAGTCGCAGATCGTCGTCACCGAGATCCCGTACATGGTGAACAAGGCGCGCCTGCTCGAGCAGATCGCGGAAACGGTGCGCGAGAAGCGCGTCGAGGGCATCTCCGACCTCCGGGACGAATCGGACCGCGACGGCATGCGGGTGGTGATCGAGCTGAAACGCGACGCGGTGCCGATGGTGGTGCTGAACAACCTGTTCAAGCACACCCAGATGCAGACGACGTTCGGCGCGATCATGCTGGCGCTGGTGGACGGCGTGCCGACGGTGATGAACCTCAAGGAGCTGCTGCGGCACTTCGTCGAGCACCGCCACGAGGTGATCACCCGGCGGACCAAGTTCGAGCTCGACAGGGCGGAGGAGCGCCAGCACATCCTCGAGGGCCTCAAGATCGCGGTCGAGAACATCGACGCCGTGATCAAGATCATCCGCGGGTCCAAGACCACCGAGGAGGCCGACCAGAAGCTGCGGGACCGCTTCAAGCTGTCCGAGGCGCAGAGCAAGGCGATCCTCGACATGCGGCTGGCGAAGCTCACCGGCCTCGAGATCGAGAAGCTCGAGACGGAGCTCAAGGAGGTGCAGGCGCTGGTCGCGGAGCTCAAGAGCATCCTCGCCTCGAAGCCCAAGCGCCTGGGCATCCTCAAGGCGGAGCTGGAGAGCCTGGCCAAGGACTTCGGCGACGAGCGCCGGACGGAGGTGGTGGCGGACCAGGGCGACTTCTCGGTCGCAGACCTGGTGGCCGAGGAGGACATGGTCATCACCATCTCCCACACCGGCTACATCAAGCGCATCCCGGTCTCGACCTACCGGCGGCAGCGCCGCGGCGGGCGGGGGCTCAACGGGATGGGCACCAAGGAGGACGACTGGGTCGAGCACCTGTTCATCGCCTCGACCCACGACTACGTGATGTTCTTCACCGCGAACGGCCAGATCTACTGGCTGAAGGTGTGGGACATCCCGCAGGGCGGCCGGGCCGCGCGGGGCAAGCCGGTGGTGAACTGCATCGCCATCAAGCCCGACGAGCGGATCGCGGCGCTCGTGCCGGTGCGCGAGTTCGTCGACGACCGCTTCCTGATGTTCGCCACCCGCGGCGGCACGGTGAAGAAGACCGTCCTGTCCGCGTACGGGAACGTGCGGGCGACGGGCATCAATGCCATCAACATCGAGGACGGGGACGAGCTGATCGACGTCCAGATCACCGATGGCACCAACGACCTCGTGCTCGCCACCCGATACGGGATGAGCATCCGGTTCCAGGAGAAGGACGTCCGCGAGATGGGCCGCGCCACGACCGGCGTGCGCGGCATCGAGCTGGAGTCCGGCGACGCCGTGATCGGGATGGTGGTGGTGCGGCGCGAGGCCACCCTGCTGGTGGTGGCCGAGCACGGGCTCGGCAAGCGGTCGGAGCTGGCCGACTACCGGGTGCAGCACCGCGGCGGCAAGGGCATCATCACGCTCAAGCACACCGAGAAGACCGGCGACGTCGTGGCCCTCAAGGAAGTCATCCCGGACGACGAGCTGATGGTGATCACCCGGCACGGGGTGATCATCCGCCTCCCGGTGAACGACATCAGCGTGATCGGCCGGAACACCCAGGGCGTCAAGGTCATCAACCTCGACGAAGGCGACGTGGTCGTCGACGTGGCGCGGGTGGTCAAGGAGGAGGAAGGCGGCGAGGAGGAGCCGACGGGCGACGTCGAGCCGGTCGGAGAGGGAGCGACGCAGGGCTAGCGGTCCAACCCTTTCCATGACGGGTGTGTCGAATCGGAAGCCGCCATTCCGGAGGAGTGCCGTGGAGCCCCGTGCCCGCGTAGCCACCATCGCCATCGGCCTGAGCCTCGCGGCCACGCCGCTCCTCGCCCAGCGGGCCCGCTTCGACGAGGGGTTCGACAGCTGCAGCAGCCGGGACTGGGCCTCCGACAGCCGGTCCCACTACTGCGAGATCCGGAACACCGGGTTCAGGGCGGGCGGCGCCATCACCGTGGACCCCGGCACCAACGGCGCGGTCCGCGTCAGCGGGTGGGACCGCGACAGCGTCGCGGTGACCGCGAAGGTCCAGGCCCGGGCCGGCAGCGACGACGCGGCGCGCGCGCTCGTGGGGCAGATCCGGATTTCGACCACCGCCGGAGCCATCCGGGCGGACGGGCCCGCGACGTCGGGACGCGAGTCGTGGAGCGTCAGCTTCGACGTGCTGGTGCCGAGGCGGACGGACCTGACGGCGGAGACGGTGAACGGCCCCATCTCGGTGGAGGACGTGGCCGGGAAGATGGACCTCCACGCGGTGAACGGCCCCGTGCACCTCGACGCCGTGGGGGGCGACGTCCACGCGCGGACCACCAACGGACCGCTGGTCATCAACCTGGTCGGTGAGCGGTGGGACGGCGCGGGACTCGACGGCGAGACCAGCAACGGCCCCGTCGAATTGACCATTCCGGGCAATTATGCGGCGCACCTCGAGACCGGCACCGTCAACGGGCCGATGAACATCGATTTCCCGGTCACGGTGCAGGGCCATTTCAACGGGCACCGCATCGAGACGGATCTCGGTGGCGGCGGGCCGACGATCCGGGCCGTGACCACCAACGGTCCGCTGAGCGTGCGACGCCGCTGAGGCTCGGCCGCGGCGGGCCGGGCGGCGGTGCGTCGCCGGCCGGGCCGCTTTGCGCCGACCGTATTCCGCGATAGGATTCGCCATCGCCCGGGCCACCGGGCGGTGGCGATTCTGCGTTCCGGGGCCGGGAGGCTCACGCGATGGCGAAGCAGCCGCTCACGGTGCTGAAGTTCGGCGGCTCGGTGCTTGGCACCGCGCGCGACTACGCGGCGGCGGTCGCGGACGTCAGGCGCCACCTGCAGCGTGGCGAGCGCGTGCTGGCGGTCGTTTCGGCGCTGAAGGG contains:
- a CDS encoding DUF4097 family beta strand repeat-containing protein, which codes for MEPRARVATIAIGLSLAATPLLAQRARFDEGFDSCSSRDWASDSRSHYCEIRNTGFRAGGAITVDPGTNGAVRVSGWDRDSVAVTAKVQARAGSDDAARALVGQIRISTTAGAIRADGPATSGRESWSVSFDVLVPRRTDLTAETVNGPISVEDVAGKMDLHAVNGPVHLDAVGGDVHARTTNGPLVINLVGERWDGAGLDGETSNGPVELTIPGNYAAHLETGTVNGPMNIDFPVTVQGHFNGHRIETDLGGGGPTIRAVTTNGPLSVRRR
- the gyrA gene encoding DNA gyrase subunit A — encoded protein: MTAPNQRERILPRLIEDEMRESFIDYSMSVIVQRALPDVRDGLKPVHRRILYAMNELGLLPNRPYKKSATVVGDVLGKYHPHGDSAVYDSLVRMVQDFSLRYPLVDGQGNFGSVDGDPAAAYRYTEARLTRIALAMLEDIDKDTVDFVPNFDDRLQEPTVLPSRLPNLLVNGSAGIAVGMATNIPPHNLREVVAAAAHLVDHPEASVSDLRRHVVGPDFPTGGIVYGRDGINECYEQGRGRIVVRARAQIEEKESSGKSQIVVTEIPYMVNKARLLEQIAETVREKRVEGISDLRDESDRDGMRVVIELKRDAVPMVVLNNLFKHTQMQTTFGAIMLALVDGVPTVMNLKELLRHFVEHRHEVITRRTKFELDRAEERQHILEGLKIAVENIDAVIKIIRGSKTTEEADQKLRDRFKLSEAQSKAILDMRLAKLTGLEIEKLETELKEVQALVAELKSILASKPKRLGILKAELESLAKDFGDERRTEVVADQGDFSVADLVAEEDMVITISHTGYIKRIPVSTYRRQRRGGRGLNGMGTKEDDWVEHLFIASTHDYVMFFTANGQIYWLKVWDIPQGGRAARGKPVVNCIAIKPDERIAALVPVREFVDDRFLMFATRGGTVKKTVLSAYGNVRATGINAINIEDGDELIDVQITDGTNDLVLATRYGMSIRFQEKDVREMGRATTGVRGIELESGDAVIGMVVVRREATLLVVAEHGLGKRSELADYRVQHRGGKGIITLKHTEKTGDVVALKEVIPDDELMVITRHGVIIRLPVNDISVIGRNTQGVKVINLDEGDVVVDVARVVKEEEGGEEEPTGDVEPVGEGATQG